The following proteins come from a genomic window of Pirellulales bacterium:
- a CDS encoding serine protein kinase, whose amino-acid sequence MFDGRAIISLISERQDLDQFRKKTWTGTFEEYLDLVRQQPEITRNAFQRVYDMILSYGVDHYEEFREKRLHYRFFDDPDDDGADAVFGLDDATCALVNAFKSAAKGYGIERRVLLLHGPVGSSKSTIARLLKKGLERYSSRDDGALYSLGWVDLNDPTVVHECPMHEEPLHLIPERFRKEIADRVNEHRMEGTYQVRINGEMCPFCRYVYSDRLKHYGGDWTRVVQDVRVKRLLLSEKDRIGIGTFQPKDEKNQDSTELTGDINYRKIAEYGSDSDPRAFNFDGEFNVANRGVIEFVEVLKLDVAFLYDLLGASQEHKVKPKKFAQTDIDEVIIGHTNEPEYRRLQNNEFMEALRDRTVKIDVPYVTKLSDEIKIYEKDYNQRKVHGKHIAPHTIEMAAMWAVLTRLEEPKNAGLSLLQKLKLYNGKSLPGFTEDNIKELREEATTEGMHGISPRYVQDKVSNALVAHPEASSINPFMVLNELESGLKHHSLITSDETKTRYRELLGVVKHEYENVVKNEVQRAIAADEDALKRLCANYIDNVKAYTQREKVKNKFTGQYDEPDERLMRSIEEKIDIPEARKDDFRREIMNYIGALSIDGRTFDYKTNERLYKALELKLFEDQKDTIKLTSLVSNVVDAETQAKIDVVKSRLIRDYGYDDESATDVLHYVASIFARGDVKH is encoded by the coding sequence ATGTTCGACGGACGCGCTATCATATCGCTCATTTCGGAACGCCAGGATCTGGATCAATTCCGCAAAAAGACGTGGACGGGCACGTTTGAAGAATATCTGGATCTGGTGCGCCAGCAGCCCGAAATCACGCGCAACGCCTTTCAGCGGGTTTACGACATGATCTTGTCGTACGGCGTGGATCACTACGAAGAGTTTCGCGAAAAGCGGTTGCACTACCGATTTTTCGACGATCCAGACGACGACGGCGCCGACGCGGTGTTTGGCCTGGACGATGCCACCTGCGCATTGGTCAACGCCTTCAAGAGCGCAGCCAAGGGGTATGGAATTGAGCGCCGCGTGCTGCTATTGCACGGCCCGGTAGGGAGCAGCAAGAGCACCATCGCGCGGCTGCTCAAGAAGGGCCTGGAGCGGTATTCTTCGCGCGACGACGGGGCGTTGTATTCGCTGGGCTGGGTCGACTTGAATGACCCGACCGTCGTGCATGAGTGCCCAATGCATGAAGAGCCGTTGCATTTGATTCCTGAGCGATTCCGCAAGGAGATTGCCGACAGAGTGAACGAGCACCGCATGGAGGGGACCTATCAGGTGCGGATCAACGGAGAAATGTGCCCCTTCTGCCGGTACGTTTATAGCGACCGTTTGAAGCACTACGGTGGCGATTGGACGCGCGTTGTGCAGGATGTGCGAGTGAAGCGGCTATTGCTGAGCGAGAAAGACCGAATTGGCATCGGCACCTTCCAACCGAAAGACGAAAAGAACCAGGACTCGACTGAGCTGACGGGAGACATCAACTACCGCAAGATCGCCGAGTACGGCAGCGACAGCGATCCTCGGGCCTTCAATTTCGATGGCGAGTTCAACGTGGCCAATCGGGGGGTGATCGAGTTTGTCGAGGTGCTCAAGCTGGATGTGGCGTTTTTGTACGACCTTTTGGGCGCCAGCCAGGAGCACAAGGTCAAGCCGAAGAAGTTCGCACAGACCGATATCGACGAGGTGATTATTGGCCATACCAATGAACCCGAGTACCGGCGTCTGCAGAACAACGAGTTCATGGAGGCTCTGCGCGACCGAACGGTGAAGATCGACGTGCCGTACGTCACCAAACTGTCGGACGAGATCAAGATCTACGAAAAGGACTACAACCAGCGCAAGGTTCACGGCAAGCACATCGCACCGCACACGATCGAGATGGCGGCCATGTGGGCCGTGCTGACGCGGCTGGAAGAGCCGAAGAACGCGGGCTTGTCTCTGCTGCAAAAGCTAAAGCTGTACAACGGCAAAAGCCTACCGGGATTCACCGAGGACAACATCAAGGAGTTGCGCGAGGAGGCGACGACCGAAGGAATGCACGGCATTTCGCCGCGCTATGTGCAGGACAAGGTCTCGAACGCTTTGGTGGCGCATCCCGAGGCCAGCTCGATCAATCCTTTCATGGTGCTTAACGAGCTAGAGTCGGGCCTCAAACACCACAGCCTGATCACCAGCGACGAGACGAAGACTCGCTATCGCGAATTGCTGGGAGTGGTCAAGCATGAGTATGAGAACGTAGTGAAGAACGAGGTGCAACGCGCTATCGCGGCTGACGAAGACGCGCTCAAGCGGTTGTGCGCCAACTACATCGACAATGTCAAGGCGTACACGCAGCGTGAGAAAGTGAAGAACAAGTTCACCGGGCAGTACGACGAGCCGGACGAGCGGCTAATGCGCTCGATTGAGGAGAAAATCGACATTCCGGAGGCGCGGAAGGACGACTTCCGCCGGGAGATCATGAACTACATCGGCGCTTTGTCGATCGACGGTCGGACGTTCGACTACAAGACGAACGAGCGACTGTATAAAGCGCTGGAGCTAAAGTTGTTCGAGGACCAGAAGGACACGATCAAGTTGACCAGTCTGGTGTCGAACGTGGTCGACGCCGAAACGCAGGCGAAGATCGACGTGGTGAAGTCACGTTTGATTCGCGATTACGGATACGACGACGAGAGCGCGACGGA